The genome window CCAAGATGGTGTGCCACATGGCGCAAAATTCAGCGCAATTGTATGTGTTCCCCTGCCCATGCCCCGTGGTGATCACGCGCACTTTTGCGGCCGCGATATCCTCATCGATCGGCACATCGACGGGCTGCAGATATTCCTCAATCGGCCGCGACGGGTCTCCATACACCGCATGGTAATTGCTCCACAAATTGATGATTTGATACGGCTCATAGGTGGCTCCGCCTTCAATAAAGGCGAAATCGAGGGTCACCAGCCATCCTTTGACTCCCCCAATCCAAGATTCGATATAGTTACTCAATGTCACTTCATTGTGCAGGATCGGTTCGTAATCGGAAACATCGATCTCCCATGTGCAGGATCCGGGATAGTTGCCGCCGGTGATATCGTAGGGCGTGACAATACGGGCGATTTCGTATGGGATGACTTCGCGTCGGCCGGTGAGTCCAGGATCGCCGGTGTCATGAAGCACCGTGAGATGACCCAGCCGGTCCCAGGGATCGCAATCGCCGGGCGCCGTTGGACATCCCAGCCTGTAAAAGAGAACGATCTTTCCATAGGCCGCCGTTGTGTCGGGGAATGTAAATGTCTGTTCATGCGGATCGGCCCAATTGTAAAAGTCATTCTCAAATGTCCGCACCCAGGTTGTGTCCCCCGAGGCGGCGTGCAACGAAGAAGTTAGACACATGACGGTCACTGCCGCCAAAACAGCGCCCATTGCCGATCGTATCATCCTGCTGATCATCGCCTTCCCCTTTGCTGTTGGGATACTTCGTCTGGGATACCGGCCACTGTCAGAGATGATCGTAGATGAAAATCGGGGCCGGTCTCAAGGGGAATCGAACCCGCCCGGCGCTCCCCGCTCTTCGAAAAACTCGTACGCATCGATGAGATCCAGGTAGGCGCCGTCGAATCCGGCGCTCAAGATCTTCTGGAGGTAGGACCCGGATTGTCCGCAAATGATCTCCTGCCATTCATCTTCCCAGTATTTAACTTTATAATTCCCCGGCCAATCGGGATTTTCTTCGGCAAGCCACGCGGGGGGATGCTGCGCCCAATCCGTCTGCCAGTAATATCGATAGTCTTCCGCTTCCCCAATGGACATATAGGCAATAACGAGGCGGGATCCCCCTGAATGCTTCATGCGCAAGGGTTCAATCTCGCCGGATGTCAATGCGCTGTCCTCATAAAATGCGTCGATGATGAGAATATCATAATCGGTTTGCGCGAGAGCAGCCAGATATGTCTGCCTGTCCGCGAAGGAGGATCCATCCAGCAGATAGAGAAAGTTTTTCGCCGCCTGGAGATTGCCCACATTCCCATTGTGCTTATTAAAAGGCGGATAGGGATAAGGAGGAATATTGTCGAGGTCCCGGTGATTGGCGGCAAATGAGATATACCCTCTCAGTTCACTCTGAAGATATGAATTGTCGACGAACGACCTAGTTGAACAATAATCCGTGACCAGCACCTCAATATTGTTTTCTTCCGCAAGATTCATAAACGCCAACATTTCGTCCTTCTCCGCCCCCGGCGTCGCCGTATTGTCGGCATTGTAGCCATAAAAAAGATCTTCTCTTCCTATCCCATTAATGGACGCCAAATAGACCGCGGAAATCGCTCCGTCGGCACCGCCGTTTTCCGTGAGCAGTTCATGGCCGTTTTGTGGGATAATCTCAAATGAGACATCGATTCGTTTGGATTCCGCGCTGATTTTCTCGACGAAATTTCTCATTTCGGTCCGATAGGTTGTCGTTTCCGGCGCCTCGCTTCCTGTTCCGTTGTCACCGCAACCCAGGATGAGAAAGCTCGAGACGAGGGATTCGATCAAAATGCCGCCTTTGCCGACCCGTCGCATACAGCCTCCGTCATGGTGGCCCGGCCGACCGCCAACGGCCTATAGGCAACCGTCAATCACCAGAGTTCTTCAGACGCCACTCTGCATCCACCGGATACATCTTGCGCAGAGACGCTGGATCGATCATTCACACAGGATCCGCCTCTCTGCAAGTTTTGCCGGCCTGGAAACGGAAGGACCCGAGCCGCTCTTGGCTTGTTTTTTCCGGGGAAAATCGTATGATTCTTTGATATATGTCCGGTTTGGCCCTGGAATCCCGGGAAAGGAGCGTTCCTTGAGACCCGTTCTTAAATTTCTAGATGATGCCTTAATTCAGGCGATTCTCTCCGAAGCCCGGGACATCCTTTGTCATTTAGGGATGGAAATCCATAACAAAAACGCCCTAGCTCTGCTTGGAGATCACGGCGCCGACATCGATATGGGCCATTGGCGGGCCAAGTTCCCCGGCAAGCTCATCGACGACGCCCTGGCGGCGGCCCCGAACTCCTTCAAGCTATATAATGCTTATGGCGATGTCGCGCACGATCTGGTGGATAACAATGTGCAATTTGTTCCCGGATCGGCTGCGATCACCGTGCTGGATTATGAAACCGGCCGGATGCGCAAGCCCACAACGGCGGACTACATCCAGCACGTCAAGCTCGTTGAGGGGCTTTCAAATATCGCGTCACAAAGCACGGCTTTTATTGCGGCGGATGTCACTGAACAGATTCAGGACAGCTACCGATTGTATCTGAGTCTTCTCTATGGCCGGAAGCCCGTCGTGACCGGCGCCTTTACCATTGAGTCCTTCAATCTTATGAAGGATTTACAAATCGCCGTCCGCGGCTCGGAAGAGGAGCTGAAAGCCAAACCCCTCACCGTGTTTTCGGTCTGCCCCACCGCGCCGCTCAAGTGGAGCGACGTCACCTCTCAAAACCTCCTCGACTGCGCCCGCAGCTCGATTCCGGTTGAGTATATCTCGATGCCTTTGCTGGGATTCATGTCGCCGGTGACGATCGTCGGAGGCCTTGTACAACACACGGCGGAAACACTAAGCGGCCTTGTTATGAGCCAGCTGGCCAATCCCGGCGCACCGGTTCTCTACGGCGGTTCGCCGGCGCTCTTTGATGTCCGCTTCGAGACCACTCCTATGGGCGCGGTGGAAACTCAAATGATCGACTGCGCCTACAATGAAATCGGCAAATATCTCGGTCTTCCGACGCAGGCGTACATTTCATTAAGCGATGCAAAGCAGCTTGACGCTCAAGCCGGCCTCGAAACCTCCATGGGCGCAACCCTCGCCGGTCTCAGCGGTATCAATAGCATCAGCGGACCCGGTATGCTTGATTTTGAAAGCTGCCAGAGCCTCGAGAAACTGGTGCTCGACAATGAGCTGGCCGGGATGATCTTTCATCTTCTCCGCGGCATCGAGCCAAAGGAGGATTTCCCCGCCCTGCCCCACTTCCAGGAGCTTGTCAAAGAGGGCCATCTGCTGATCGCCAAGCACACACGAAAACACCTTCGCACAGAACATCATTTCCCCGGCCCCGTGATCGATCGGGCGAACAGCTCCCGCTGGCTTGAAGAAGGGGCTTTAACACTCAATGAACGGGCTCATCGCGAGGTTGAACGCATTCTCACCGCCTACCAGCCGACGACCCTGCCGCAATCGGTGAAAGCGGAATTGACCGAGCTGATGGAGCGCGAGGCGCGGCGCCATGGCATGGACGCCCTTCCCACACAAAGTTAATGAGAGAGCAGATTCAAATAGCTGTTCAGGATATTCTGCCGGACCCGGCCCCGGTCTTTGCGCTGCAGGGCTATCCGCCGAATGTCCATCCGGATGCCCGTGCCCTTGGTATTTTCAAATCGGCCATGGGATTGCTCCTTGGCCTGGCCCGTCCGGTCGCCGTTTGGATGGATATCACGGCCGAAGAATTTCAATCGATCTATGAGGGCGAGGGCGACAACGCGCCGGCAACGCCGCTTGAAAGGATCTACCCACAGGCGGAACATTTCGTTCTCTTCGCCGCCACGCTCAACGAGCCTGTTTGCGATGAGATCAAGGCGCTCTTTGCAAATGACGATTTTGCCCTCGGTGCGATGCTCGATTCATTGGCTTCCGTCGCGGCCGATCTCATGGGCGGCCGCATAGAAGAACATTACCTTCGCACGGCATCGTCCTCTCCGGGTCCGAACAGCAATGGGCTGATGCGGTACAGCCCCGGTTATTGCGGATGGCATATCAGCGCACAAAAAGCTCTATTCAGGAGACTGCGCCCGGAGGGCATCGGCATCACGCTCCGGGAGAGCTATCTCATGCAGCCGCTCAAATCGATATCGGGCGTCATGCTTTGCGGGCGCCCTGAGATACATCGATTTAGACCCGATTATCCCTTTTGTTCTGAATGTTGTACAAAGAGTTGCGTTGATAGAATCAAAAAGATGAAGAAGGGGCGGCCTCCTGAGGTGAGATCAGATTGAGCGCCGGCTTTTGGGAAACAGGGGAGAATGAACGATATGAGCCTTCTAAGCCAGATATCCGAACAACTGCAGCTGGGCCTCGAGGAGGAGGTTGCCGCACTGACCCGTGAGGCGATTCAGCAGAACATGACGCCGAAGGATATACTCGACAACGGACTCATCGCAGGAATGAACATTGTCGGCGAGAAATTTCGCTCGCACGAGTTCTTTCTGCCGGATGTTCTACTGGCGGCGAAGGCGATGTACGCGGGCATGAACGAGATTAAGCCGCTGCTGATCAAAGACAAAGTCCCATCAATGGGCAAGGTCGTCATCGGGACGGTCCGGGGCGATCTCCATGATATCGGCAAAAACCTCGTCGGCGTGATGTTGCGAGGCGCCGGCTTTGATGTCATTGATTTAGGAAATGATGTTCCTCCCGCAAAATTTATTGAGACCGCCAGGAACGCCGGCGCGAAGGTTATCGGCATGTCCGCTCTCCTCACAACGACGATGCCCGCAATGAAAGAGGTTGTGGCGTTGTTGAAAAGCGAAGGGCTCACTGATCAAATTCATACTATCGTCGGCGGCGCTCCTGTTTCACAAGAGTACGCTCGGGAAATCGGCGCCAGCGCCTATAGCTATGATGCCTCCAATGCCGTTGACAGGATAAGGGCGCTGATGAATTGAGCCGGCGGATATTGGCAACCGCCAGGCAGCCGCGGGCCTATTGTGGAAGACATGCACCGCGGGTGGACGCCAGAGAGCAAAATGAACTCATTTTTATCCCGAATTAAAAACGGTGAAATTCTTCTCGGCGACGGCGGCATGGGAACACAACTCATGAAGGGTGGGCTGCCGGTCGGTGAGGCGCCCGAGACGGTTAACCTAACGCATCCCGAATCTCTGGAACAAATCGCCGCGGCCTATCTCGCGGCCGGGGCCGATCTCGTCACAACGAATACATTCGGCGGATCGCCGTTAAAACTTGCCCTCCATGGAATCGGCGAACATGCCGAAGCGATCAACCGGATC of Candidatus Eisenbacteria bacterium contains these proteins:
- a CDS encoding T9SS type A sorting domain-containing protein, producing the protein MIRSAMGAVLAAVTVMCLTSSLHAASGDTTWVRTFENDFYNWADPHEQTFTFPDTTAAYGKIVLFYRLGCPTAPGDCDPWDRLGHLTVLHDTGDPGLTGRREVIPYEIARIVTPYDITGGNYPGSCTWEIDVSDYEPILHNEVTLSNYIESWIGGVKGWLVTLDFAFIEGGATYEPYQIINLWSNYHAVYGDPSRPIEEYLQPVDVPIDEDIAAAKVRVITTGHGQGNTYNCAEFCAMWHTILAGETEFTHQLWRYDCNVNPCSPQGGTWPYARAGWCPGADVIPWDLDITNDIVPGESITLDYNIYDYENLCRPNNPDCVSPGTCTDCNYNYNGHTEPHYALAGQLILYKINPLADVDSFGDMPGDTPGDLPGDTGLWAQNTPNPFGGMTEIRYSIFEAGQAKFVIYDAAGRFIRMITQEHKTAGGYSLQWDGKDSAGRDAAPGVYFYTLDLGRETLTRKMMLLK
- a CDS encoding endo alpha-1,4 polygalactosaminidase, yielding MRRVGKGGILIESLVSSFLILGCGDNGTGSEAPETTTYRTEMRNFVEKISAESKRIDVSFEIIPQNGHELLTENGGADGAISAVYLASINGIGREDLFYGYNADNTATPGAEKDEMLAFMNLAEENNIEVLVTDYCSTRSFVDNSYLQSELRGYISFAANHRDLDNIPPYPYPPFNKHNGNVGNLQAAKNFLYLLDGSSFADRQTYLAALAQTDYDILIIDAFYEDSALTSGEIEPLRMKHSGGSRLVIAYMSIGEAEDYRYYWQTDWAQHPPAWLAEENPDWPGNYKVKYWEDEWQEIICGQSGSYLQKILSAGFDGAYLDLIDAYEFFEERGAPGGFDSP
- a CDS encoding trimethylamine methyltransferase family protein, with the protein product MRPVLKFLDDALIQAILSEARDILCHLGMEIHNKNALALLGDHGADIDMGHWRAKFPGKLIDDALAAAPNSFKLYNAYGDVAHDLVDNNVQFVPGSAAITVLDYETGRMRKPTTADYIQHVKLVEGLSNIASQSTAFIAADVTEQIQDSYRLYLSLLYGRKPVVTGAFTIESFNLMKDLQIAVRGSEEELKAKPLTVFSVCPTAPLKWSDVTSQNLLDCARSSIPVEYISMPLLGFMSPVTIVGGLVQHTAETLSGLVMSQLANPGAPVLYGGSPALFDVRFETTPMGAVETQMIDCAYNEIGKYLGLPTQAYISLSDAKQLDAQAGLETSMGATLAGLSGINSISGPGMLDFESCQSLEKLVLDNELAGMIFHLLRGIEPKEDFPALPHFQELVKEGHLLIAKHTRKHLRTEHHFPGPVIDRANSSRWLEEGALTLNERAHREVERILTAYQPTTLPQSVKAELTELMEREARRHGMDALPTQS
- a CDS encoding corrinoid protein → MSLLSQISEQLQLGLEEEVAALTREAIQQNMTPKDILDNGLIAGMNIVGEKFRSHEFFLPDVLLAAKAMYAGMNEIKPLLIKDKVPSMGKVVIGTVRGDLHDIGKNLVGVMLRGAGFDVIDLGNDVPPAKFIETARNAGAKVIGMSALLTTTMPAMKEVVALLKSEGLTDQIHTIVGGAPVSQEYAREIGASAYSYDASNAVDRIRALMN